The following are from one region of the Acipenser ruthenus chromosome 19, fAciRut3.2 maternal haplotype, whole genome shotgun sequence genome:
- the LOC117424246 gene encoding protein sidekick-2-like isoform X1, whose amino-acid sequence MSPACRTHAAGFARLWAVFGYSAGLKSITSWILWFSLLFSTTSAQDDVPPYFKTEPVRSQLHLERNRLVLTCMAEGSWPLEFKWIHNNTEITRFSLEYRYMIPSLDRAHAGFYRCIVRNRVGALMQRRTEVQVAYMGNFEDGERSQSVSQGEGAVIPAPRIHSLPQPQVTWFRDGRKIPPSSRIAITLDNTLVILSTVAPDAGRYYVQAVNDKNGENKTSQPITLSVENVGGPADPIAPTIIIPPRNTSVASGTSEVTMECVANARPLIKLSIAWRKDGVLVTSGLSDFNRRLTILSPTVHQSGRYECEAVLRSSSVPSVSAGAYLHVLEPPQFVKEPERHITAEMEKVVDIPCQARGVPKPEILWFKDAVPISSLKIPRYRVLPGGTLQVNGLLPDDTGMFQCFARNQAGEVQTNTYLAVTSISPNITTGPADSTVIDGMSVILHCETSGAPRPAITWQKGERILASGSVQLPRFTLLESGSLLISPSHISDAGTYSCLATNSRGIDEANADLIVWARTRITSPPQDQSVIKGTKATMACGVTHDPSVTVRYVWEKEGSLIHANSIPRVRLDPNGTLHISQTWSGDIGTYTCHVTSVGGNDSRSAHLRVRQLPHAPENPVAVLSSVERRAINLTWAKPFDGNSPLIRYILEVSENNAPWAVLLASIEPESSAVTVSGLIPARSYQFRICAVNDVGKGQFSKETDRLSLPEEPPSAPPQNVIASGRTNQSIMIQWQPPAESHQNGIIRGYVIRYCLSGLPVGYQYKNITNPDVNNLLLEDLIIWTNYEIEVAAYNEAGLGVHSHTVTEWTLQGVPTVAPGNVHAEAVNSTTIRFSWTAPNPQFINGINQGYKLLAWEQRDGEALATVTVTTHPTLLAWEPGQEEEVTVVTVRPNFQDSIHVGYIKGLKKFTEYSTSVLCFTTPGDGPRSTAQVLRTHEDIPGPVGHLSFTEILDTSLKVSWREPLEKNGILTGYRISWEEFNRTNTRVTHYLPNVTLQYRVTGLTALTTYTIEVAAMTSQGQGQLSSSTISSGVPPELPGPPTNMAISNIAPRSVTLQFKPGYDGKTSISRWLVEAQIGVIGENEEWVLLHQLPNEPDARSLEVPNLNPYTFYRFRMRQVNIVGTSPSSQPSRKIQTLQAPPDIAPANVTLRTASETSLWLRWVPLSEWEYNGNPEFVGYRVQYSRAGTEGRALTHGIPDRLEREFTIEDLEEWAEYEVRVQAVNGIGAGPWSRPVRGRTRESVPSSGPTNISAFATTSSSILVRWSEVPEPDRNGLVLGYKVVYKEKDSDSALRFWTAEGNTTHSLLLSDLGKYVLYEIKVLAFTRIGDGVPSNPPILERTLDDVPGPPVGILFPEVRTTSVRLIWQSPAQPNGIILAYQITYRLNSTNSNTATVDVLNPSARQYTATGLKPELVYVFRITAQTRKGWGEAAEALVVTTEKRDRPQPTSLPTVRQEDVQARKVLLLWEPGSDGLSPVRYYTVQYRELPDSNWTVHSASVNHEASSYIVDRLKPFTSYQFRVKSTNDIGDSEFSEESEAITTLQDAPDEAPVILSVTPHTTTSVLIRWQPPSEEHVNGILLGFLIRYRELLYDGLRSFTVRTVNSPTATWTELTSPYSVRNLTESSLTQYELDNLSKHKRYEIRLSVYNAVGEGPTSAPQEVFVGEAVPTGPPQNVAIQSATATQLDVTWDPPPVEAQNGDIQGYKIFYWEFQRQNETERLRTLFLPEGGVKLKNLTGYTTYMISVGAFNAAGDGPRSPATRGRTQQAAPSASSFIHFGELTTTSVNVSWGEPVYPNGIIEGYRLIYEPCTPVDGVSKIVTVDVKGNSPRWMKIKDLADGVTYNFRIRAKTFAYGPEVEANITTGPGEGAPGPPGDPFISRYGSALTIHWASGDPGRGPISRYVIEARPSDEGLWDILIKDIPKEVTSYTFSMDILKQGVSYDFRVIGVNDYGYGSPSAPSPSISAQKVAPFYEEWWFLVVVALVGLIFILLLVFILIIRGQSKKYAKKSDSGNNSNCNALSHGEMVSLDEGRFPALELNNRKLSVKNSFCRKNGVYTRSPPRPSPGSLHYSDEDVSTKYNDLIPAESSSLTEKPSEISESQEALFYVKNAGLRVLPLHWGSDSEYEVDQDRPKAHSFVNHYISDPTYYNSWRRQQKGISRVQAYSYTESDSGEPEPSALPPPLPPLPPLPPQLNSVPKGQGQGSLYRPKGSRTPTPQQQPSNPPSQNSTLYRPPSSLAPGSRAPIAGFSSFV is encoded by the exons GTATATGATCCCCTCGCTGGACCGCGCACACGCCGGTTTCTACCGATGCATCGTACGAAACCGCGTGGGCGCCCTCATGCAGAGGAGGACTGAAGTGCAGGTGGCTT ACATGGGCAACTTTGAGGATGGGGAGCGATCACAGAGCGTGTCCCAGGGGGAGGGTGCAGTCATCCCCGCCCCGCGGATACACAGCCTCCCCCAACCGCAGGTCACCTGGTTCCGGGACGGACGCAAGATACCGCCCAGCAGCCGCAT AGCAATCACGCTGGACAACACGCTGGTCATCCTGTCCACAGTGGCTCCGGACGCCGGACGCTATTACGTGCAAGCGGTCAATGACAAGAACGGAGAGAACAAGACGAGCCAGCCAATCACGCTCTCCGTTGAGA ACGTGGGCGGCCCCGCTGATCCCATCGCCCCCACCATCATCATTCCCCCCCGCAACACCAGCGTGGCCTCGGGGACCTCAGAGGTGACCATGGAGTGCGTCGCCAACGCCAG GCCCCTTATCAAGCTGAGTATCGCATGGCGGAAGGATGGAGTCCTGGTGACCAGTGGTCTGAGTGACTTTAACCGCCGGCTGACCATCCTGAGCCCAACAGTGCACCAGTCTGGACGCTACGAGTGCGAGGCTGTCCTGCGCAGCAGCAGCGTGCCCTCGGTCAGCGCCGGAGCCTACCTCCACGTTCTAG AGCCGCCCCAGTTTGTGAAGGAGCCTGAGAGACACATCACTGCTGAGATGGAGAAGGTGGTGGACATCCCCTGCCAGGCCCGAG GTGTGCCGAAACCAGAGATCCTCTGGTTCAAGGACGCGGTCCCTATCAGCTCATTGAAGATTCCTCGATACCGCGTGTTGCCGGGCGGCACTCTGCAGGTGAACGGGCTCCTGCCTGACGACACCGGAATGTTCCAGTGCTTCGCGCGTAACCAGGCCGGAGAAGTGCAGACCAACACCTACCTCGCCGTCACCA GCATCTCCCCAAACATCACGACGGGCCCTGCTGACAGCACAGTGATCGATGGCATGTCAGTGATCCTGCACTGTGAGACCTCGGGAGCACCCCGGCCAGCCATCACCTGGCAGAAAG gagAGAGGATCCTGGCCAGCGGTTCAGTCCAGCTCCCCCGCTTCACTCTGCTGGAGTCGGGCAGTCTGCTCATCAGCCCCTCCCACATCTCCGATGCTGGCACCTACAGCTGCCTAGCAACCAACTCGAGAGGCATCGACGAGGCGAACGCTGACCTCATCGTCTGGG CACGAACCCGGATCACGAGCCCCCCCCAGGACCAGAGTGTCATCAAGGGAACCAAAGCCACGATGGCGTGCGGAGTGACCCATGACCCCAGCGTCACTGTCAG GTACGTGTGGGAGAAGGAAGGTTCATTGATCCACGCCAACTCCATTCCACGCGTCCGCCTGGACCCCAATGGGACCCTGCACATCTCCCAGACCTGGTCTGGAGACATCGGCACCTACACCTGCCACGTCACCTCCGTGGGAGGCAACGACTCCCGCAGTGCACACCTCCGAGTCAG GCAGCTCCCTCACGCTCCTGAGAACCCTGTAGCAGTGCTGAGTTCGGTGGAGCGGAGAGCCATCAATCTGACCTGGGCCAAGCCCTTTGACGGGAACAGCCCCCTCATCCGCTACATCCTGGAGGTGTCTGAGAACA ACGCTCCCTGGGCAGTGCTGCTGGCCAGTATCGAACCCGAGTCCTCTGCAGTAACGGTCAGCGGCCTCATCCCGGCCCGCTCGTACCAGTTCAGGATCTGTGCGGTCAACGACGTGGGGAAGGGTCAGTTCAGCAAGGAGACTGACAG ACTGTCCCTCCCGGAGGAGCCCCCCAGCGCCCCCCCGCAGAACGTCATCGCCAGCGGACGCACCAACCAGTCCATCATGATCCAGTGGCAGCCGCCGGCCGAGAGCCACCAGAACGGCATTATCCGTGGATACGTGATACG gTACTGTCTGTCTGGGTTGCCGGTGGGCTATCAGTATAAGAACATCACCAACCCTGATGTGAACAATCTGCTGCTGGAGGATCTGATCATCTGGACCAACTATGAGATTGAGGTTGCAGCCTACAACGAGGCTGGGCTGGGGGTCCACAGCCACACTGTGACTGAGTGGACCCTGCAGGGAG TGCCCACAGTGGCCCCGGGGAATGTCCACGCCGAGGCTGTGAATTCCACCACCATCCGCTTCAGCTGGACCGCGCCCAACCCGCAGTTCATCAACGGTATCAACCAGGGCTACAAG CTGCTGGCCTGGGAGCAGAGGGATGGTGAAGCTCTGGCCACTGTGACGGTGACCACCCACCCAACG CTGTTGGCATGGGAACCGGGTCAGGAGGAGGAGGTTACCGTGGTGACAGTGAGGCCTAACTTCCAGGACAGCATCCACGTGGGGTACATCAAAGGGCTGAAGAAGTTCACCGAGTATTCCACCTCCGTGCTGTGCTTCACCACTCCGGGGGACGGGCCTCGCAGCACTGCCCAGGTCCTGCGCACGCACGAGGACA tcCCAGGTCCTGTCGGTCACCTGAGCTTCACTGAGATTCTGGACACTTCTCTGAAAGTGAGCTGGAGGGAGCCACTGGAGAAGAACGGCATCCTCACAG GGTATCGCATCTCCTGGGAGGAGTTCAACCGCACCAACACGCGCGTGACACACTACCTGCCCAACGTGACGCTGCAGTACCGCGTGACGGGCCTCACCGCCCTCACCACCTACACCATCGAGGTGGCAGCCATGACCTCCCAGGGCCAGGGGCAGCTCTCCTCCTCCACTATCTCCTCAGGGGTCCCTCCGG AGCTGCCGGGCCCCCCCACCAACATGGCAATCTCCAACATCGCCCCCCGCTCGGTCACCCTGCAGTTCAAACCGGGCTACGACGGCAAGACCTCTATCTCCAGGTGGCTGGTGGAAGCTCAG ATCGGTGTCATCGGTGAGAATGAAGAATGGGTCTTGCTGCACCAGCTTCCCAATGAGCCGGACGCCCGCTCCCTCGAGGTGCCGAACCTCAACCCGTACACCTTCTACAG GTTTCGAATGCGGCAGGTCAACATCGTGGGCACTAGCCCCTCCAGCCAGCCCTCCCGCAAGATCCAGACCCTGCAGGCTCCCCCTGACATAGCCCCCGCCAACGTGACCCTGCGCACGGCCAGCGAGACCAGCCTCTGGCTCCGATGGGTG CCCCTGTCGGAGTGGGAGTACAACGGGAACCCCGAGTTTGTTGGGTACCGGGTGCAGTACTCCCGCGCAGGGACCGAGGGCCGAGCGCTGACCCACGGGATCCCAGACCGGCTGGAGAGGGAGTTCACCATCGAGGACCTGGAGGAGTGGGCGGAGTATGAGGTGCGCGTGCAGGCAGTCAACGGCATTGGAGCGGGGCCCTGGAGCCGGCCAGTCCGGGGCCGCACGCGGGAGTCTG TTCCCTCCTCTGGCCCCACCAACAtctctgccttcgccaccaccTCCAGCAGCATCCTGGTTCGGTGGTCTGAGGTCCCGGAACCCGACAGGAATGGACTCGTTCTCGGATACAAG GTTGTGTACAAGGAGAAGGACTCTGACTCAGCTCTGCGGTTCTGGACAGCCGAGGGGAACACCACCCACAGCCTCCTGCTCAGCGACCTGGGGAAGTACGTCCTGTACGAGATCAAGGTGCTGGCGTTCACGCGGATCGGAGACGGGGTACCCAGCAACCCGCCCATACTGGAGAGGACCCTGGACGACG TGCCCGGCCCCCCAGTGGGGATTCTGTTCCCCGAGGTCCGGACCACCTCTGTGAGGCTCATCTGGCAGTCCCCTGCCCAGCCCAACGGCATCATCCTGG CCTACCAGATAACTTACCGGCTAAATTCAACcaatagcaacacagcaacagtGGATGTGCTGAACCCCAGTGCGCGGCAGTACACAGCGACCGGGCTCAAACCAGAGCTGGTGTACGTGTTCCGCATCACAGCTCAGACGCGGAAAGGCTGGGGGGAGGCGGCTGAGGCACTGGTGGTCACCACTGAGAAGAGAG ACCGGCCCCAGCCCACCAGCTTGCCCACAGTCAGACAGGAGGACGTGCAGGCCCGAAAGGTGCTGTTGTTATGGGAACCAGGCAGCGACGGCCTCTCCCCGGTCCGCTACTACACCGTCCAGTACCGAGAGCTGCCGGACAGCAACTGGACCGTCCACTCTGCCTCGGTTAACCATGAGGCCAGCTCTTACATCGTGGACAG gctgAAGCCCTTCACTTCATATCAGTTCCGGGTGAAATCGACCAATGACATCGGAGACAGCGAGTTCAGCGAGGAGAGCGAGGCAATCACCACGCTACAGGACG CCCCAGACGAAGCCCCAGTAATACTGTCTGTGACACCGCACACTACAACCTCCGTGCTGATTCGCTGGCAG CCTCCCTCGGAGGAGCACGTCAACGGGATCCTGCTGGGGTTCCTGATCCGATACCGTGAGCTGCTGTATGACGGCCTGCGCAGCTTCACCGTGAGGACGGTGAACAGCCCCACCGCGACCTGGACGGAGCTGACCT CCCCTTACAGTGTGCGGAACCTGACTGAATCCTCACTCACACAATACGAGCTGGACA ACCTGAGCAAACACAAGCGCTACGAGATCCGACTGAGCGTGTACAACGCCGTGGGGGAGGGGCCGACCAGCGCACCGCAGGAAGTCTTCGTGGGAGAGGCGG TTCCCACTGGTCCACCGCAGAATGTGGCCATCCAATCAGCGACCGCGACCCAGCTTGACGTCACCTGGGATCCGCCCCCTGTTGAGGCGCAGAATGGAGATATCCAGGGGTACAAG ATCTTCTACTGGGAGTTCCAGCGGCAGAACGAGACAGAGCGCCTGCGGACCCTCTTCCTGCCGGAGGGCGGGGTGAAGCTGAAGAACCTGACGGGGTACACCACCTACATGATCAGCGTGGGCGCCTTCAACGCGGCAGGGGACGGCCCGCGCAGCCCGGCCACACGGGGGCGCACTCAGCAAGCAG CTCCCAGTGCTTCCAGTTTCATCCACTTCGGAGAGCTCACCACCACCTCAGTCAATGTGTCCTGGGGGGAGCCTGTCTACCCCAACGGCATCATCGAGGGCTATCGGCTCATCTACGAACCCTGCACCCCCGTCGATG gAGTCAGTAAGATTGTGACGGTGGATGTCAAGGGGAACTCTCCCCGGTGGATGAAGATCAAGGACCTGGCGGACGGGGTGACCTACAACTTCCGCATCCGGGCCAAGACCTTCGCATACGGACCGGAGGTGGAGGCCAACATCACCACTGGACCAGGAGAGG GTGCCCCTGGCCCTCCCGGGGATCCCTTCATCTCTCGCTACGGCTCGGCTCTCACTATCCACTGGGCGAGCGGAGACCCCGGAAGAGGCCCCATCAGCCGCTACGTCATCGAGGCCAGACCCTCAG ATGAGGGACTGTGGGATATCCTGATCAAGGACATCCCGAAGGAAGTGACATCATACACCTTCAGCATGGATATCCTGAAGCAGGGGGTGAGCTACGACTTCAGGGTCATCGGGGTCAACGACTACGGCTATGGCTCCCCCAgcgccccctccccctccatctccg CCCAGAAGGTGGCGCCCTTCTATGAGGAGTGGTGGTTCCTGGTGGTGGTGGCTCTGGTGGGGCTCATCTTTATCCTGCTGCTCGTATTCATCCTGATCATTCGTGGGCAGAGCAAGAAGTACGCCAAGAAATCGGACTCAG GGAATAACTCGAACTGCAACGCCCTGAGTCACGGAGAGATGGTGAGTCTGGATGAGGGACGGTTCCCAGCACTGGAGCTCAACAACCGGAAGCTGTCTGTGAAGAACTCCTTCTGTCGCAAGAACGGAGTCTACACCAG GTCTCCTCCTCGGCCCAGCCCTGGCAGCCTGCACTACTCGGACGAGGACGTCAGTACCAAATACAATGATCTGATCCCAGCGGAGAGCAGCAGCTTGACAGAGAAACCCTCGGAGATCTCAGAGTCTCAG GAGGCGCTGTTCTATGTAAAGAATGCTGGTCTCCGTGTTCTTCCACTACACTGG GGCAGCGACAGTGAGTATGAGGTGGATCAAGACAGACCGAAGGCGCATTCCTTCGTGAATCACTACATCAGCGACCCCACCTACTACAACTCCTGGCGCCGCCAGCAGAAGGGCATCTCCCGAGTGCAGGCCTACAGCTACACAGAGAGCGATTCTGGGGAGCCTGAGCCCTCCGCCCTTCCTCCACCCCTCCCCCCACTGCCTCCCCTCCCCCCGCAGCTCAACAGTGTCCCCAAGGGCCAGGGGCAGGGCAGTCTGTACAGACCCAAGGGCAGCCGGACTCCCACCCCCCAGCAGCAGCCCTCCAACCCCCCCAGCCAGAACAGCACCCTCTACAGGCCACCCAGCAGCCTTGCGCCTGGATCCAGGGCACCCATTGCCGGATTCTCATCCTTTGTTTGA